A single window of Sporosarcina sp. FSL W7-1349 DNA harbors:
- a CDS encoding ABC transporter permease: MTFSWKRVSAIFIKDYKDFSRNMAVSIVIFMPLLLAAFYGRMGVQSIDTFFMLFNLSFTMVATFVQCCLIAEEKEKNTLRGLMLSPASTLEILSGKSLLSFLSTALVIIFSAFLAEYHPANIGIIGIALLLSSFFYIGLGTLLGLFAKSVMEASVYILPVMLLFSFGSSITSLADRYPVLEAANYLPNIQLIEIATKVEAGAQFSDVLLPLGWILLWGIVVFIATFLLYRKRMVD, encoded by the coding sequence ATGACATTTTCTTGGAAACGGGTAAGCGCAATATTCATCAAAGATTATAAGGATTTTTCACGGAATATGGCGGTTTCGATCGTCATCTTCATGCCCTTGCTGCTCGCTGCCTTTTACGGTCGGATGGGCGTCCAATCGATTGATACCTTCTTCATGCTTTTTAACTTGAGTTTCACGATGGTAGCGACTTTCGTCCAATGCTGTTTAATCGCGGAAGAAAAGGAAAAGAACACTTTGCGAGGGCTCATGTTATCCCCTGCCAGTACGTTGGAAATCTTAAGCGGCAAAAGCTTGCTGTCCTTTCTTTCTACTGCGTTGGTCATTATATTCAGTGCATTTCTTGCAGAATATCACCCTGCCAACATCGGAATCATCGGGATTGCACTATTGCTCTCTTCCTTCTTTTATATTGGACTCGGAACTTTACTTGGCCTCTTTGCCAAATCGGTCATGGAAGCCTCCGTATACATTTTACCGGTGATGTTGCTTTTTTCATTCGGCTCCTCCATCACCTCTTTAGCGGACCGCTACCCTGTCTTAGAAGCGGCAAATTATTTGCCGAACATTCAATTGATTGAAATCGCAACTAAAGTGGAAGCGGGGGCTCAGTTCTCCGATGTTCTCCTTCCTTTAGGATGGATTTTACTTTGGGGAATCGTCGTGTTTATAGCAACGTTTCTTCTTTATCGGAAACGAATGGTTGACTGA
- a CDS encoding glycine betaine ABC transporter substrate-binding protein gives MKRIIRMGILVVLITSILSGCILIEKDSLTLGSRNNTESIILSHVMGQIIENKTDIKVIYKENLGGSNVVWNAMVNGHIDVIPDYTGTIVVNYYHADPGTAEETLETTKRLVDGDGIIAFNTFGFNNTYTLALDEAKAEELDVHTFSDFAAYSEDFTLGAVFEFIDRPDGLPGFQEEYGLKFKDVKGMDHGIMYRSIGAKEVDVINSYTTDGQLQDYDLRVLEDDKSYFPPYHALPLVRKETLKDYPEIEDVLRQLEGMIDEEAMQKMNAKVDNEGMMVERVAQEFLEESGLIGKAS, from the coding sequence ATGAAGAGGATTATACGGATGGGCATCCTGGTGGTACTCATTACAAGTATCCTGTCGGGTTGCATCCTCATTGAAAAAGACTCCCTGACGCTCGGTTCGCGAAACAATACGGAAAGCATCATCTTGTCCCATGTAATGGGGCAAATAATTGAAAACAAGACAGATATCAAGGTGATCTATAAGGAAAATCTGGGCGGCTCCAACGTCGTCTGGAACGCGATGGTCAATGGCCATATCGACGTCATCCCGGATTACACAGGGACGATCGTCGTCAACTATTACCACGCGGATCCCGGTACTGCGGAGGAGACGCTTGAAACGACAAAGCGCCTCGTGGACGGGGATGGCATCATCGCCTTCAACACATTCGGCTTCAACAATACGTACACCCTCGCGCTCGATGAAGCCAAAGCCGAAGAGCTCGATGTCCATACATTCAGTGACTTCGCCGCCTATTCGGAGGATTTCACATTGGGGGCGGTCTTTGAATTCATCGACCGGCCGGATGGCTTGCCCGGTTTTCAGGAAGAGTACGGGCTGAAATTCAAGGATGTCAAAGGAATGGACCACGGCATCATGTACCGCTCCATCGGCGCTAAGGAAGTCGATGTCATCAACTCGTACACGACGGATGGACAGTTACAAGATTATGATTTGCGCGTCCTGGAAGATGATAAGTCATACTTCCCGCCTTATCATGCACTTCCCCTCGTACGGAAGGAAACGTTGAAGGATTACCCTGAAATTGAAGATGTCCTCAGACAGCTCGAAGGGATGATCGACGAAGAAGCGATGCAGAAAATGAATGCTAAAGTCGATAACGAAGGCATGATGGTCGAACGCGTCGCCCAAGAATTTCTCGAGGAATCCGGTCTGATTGGAAAAGCAAGCTAA
- a CDS encoding ABC transporter permease, whose protein sequence is MNNLSIWDQLLEQSQMRWKEVLEATSVHIQLVFFSMLIAIVLGVSLGILITRVPKLTTFVLGGAGIMQTIPSLALLGFMIPIFGIGVKTAIAALFLYSLLPIIRNTYAGIKDVDRATTEAAKGMGMTSRQILFKVELPLAIPVIMAGIRTAAVINVGTATLAAFIGAGGLGDFIFLGITRGIDGLILLGAIPAALLAILLETFFGGVERWTTPKGLR, encoded by the coding sequence ATGAATAACCTTTCCATATGGGACCAACTCCTAGAACAATCACAGATGCGATGGAAAGAAGTGCTTGAAGCTACTTCCGTCCATATCCAGCTCGTGTTCTTCTCGATGCTGATCGCCATTGTGCTTGGCGTATCCCTCGGCATCCTGATCACCCGCGTTCCGAAACTGACGACTTTTGTCCTTGGTGGGGCGGGTATTATGCAAACGATTCCAAGCCTGGCGCTATTAGGTTTCATGATTCCCATCTTCGGAATCGGCGTAAAAACCGCCATTGCCGCACTATTCCTTTATTCACTGTTGCCAATTATCCGCAATACGTATGCGGGAATCAAAGACGTTGACCGAGCGACGACCGAAGCGGCAAAGGGCATGGGTATGACGAGTCGGCAAATCCTGTTTAAAGTAGAACTGCCACTCGCAATTCCCGTCATCATGGCCGGAATCCGGACAGCCGCTGTCATCAACGTCGGTACGGCAACACTCGCCGCGTTCATTGGGGCTGGCGGACTGGGAGACTTCATCTTCCTTGGCATCACACGCGGGATAGACGGCTTGATCCTCCTCGGAGCAATCCCAGCCGCACTATTAGCGATCCTACTGGAGACGTTCTTCGGTGGAGTGGAACGCTGGACGACGCCGAAAGGGTTGAGATGA
- a CDS encoding methyl-accepting chemotaxis protein: MASKKSIAWKLSALIIGLFLVLFIFYTTLTSNILHGKSITDAEEFAVENTKLNATLLSERFMKTEQMLQTTKHIVETLQAEETLTADEVIRIIENNLEKNPDAMGMAAIFESGTLPLDGTDGQLVDSQKRFIPYLYKDGENIQMEGVGGYETQGEGDWYLIPKNEKRATLTEPYEYDTGGQTVLMTTISVPLLTQSGQFFGVLTTDLSIDFLNDLVTFIKPEGGYASIITDQGFLIANSIKEEMNGTNMQDAIDWKSVKTDIDQGRFSTLYVDSESLGEKSFNAFAPITLENIEEVWTVQTVVPKSEILETFNAILWLTIVAAIVMVLLMAGVTLWFIFKQLKPLAALQQSIETAAQGDLTQYVDESTVRRDEIGAVAMAYNHMLHQTNHAISTVMDSSSRLNVSSNQVHQVFEEVVASSQEVSVAVEEIAQGAYKQSEDTEETSHRMVDLADQLDQLALLSTKMNELSEQTVESTEKGMAEVEKLRNHNESVNEMNQNVQQQIDALTNKIWNINQVISSIQDITAQTNLLALNASIEAARAGEHGKGFAVVAEEVRKLAEQSRVETEVIQNTVQEIMMETQQTVAVIAKNVELMEGQNESVSSTESSFNRNFELTEQMSRTIVDLSAKLSQMMAHKDQALLAIQSVSAVSEETAASAEQVSASAISQQQELERVAESTSQMNQIANELQEIVQRFKLSSD; the protein is encoded by the coding sequence TTGGCTTCTAAGAAGAGCATCGCTTGGAAATTATCAGCACTGATCATTGGCCTGTTTTTAGTATTATTTATTTTTTATACAACCTTGACAAGTAATATCTTACATGGGAAAAGCATCACGGACGCAGAAGAGTTTGCCGTTGAAAATACAAAGTTGAATGCTACGTTGCTGAGTGAACGTTTTATGAAGACTGAGCAGATGCTTCAGACGACGAAACATATAGTTGAAACGCTGCAAGCGGAGGAGACGTTGACGGCGGATGAAGTGATCCGCATTATTGAAAACAATTTGGAGAAAAACCCGGATGCCATGGGAATGGCGGCTATCTTCGAGTCGGGAACCCTCCCTCTGGATGGAACTGACGGACAACTCGTTGACTCCCAAAAACGGTTCATCCCGTATCTCTATAAAGACGGGGAGAATATTCAAATGGAAGGGGTGGGTGGATATGAAACGCAGGGAGAAGGAGACTGGTATTTAATTCCGAAGAATGAAAAGCGAGCGACTTTGACGGAGCCGTATGAATATGACACAGGCGGGCAGACAGTCTTGATGACGACCATTTCCGTGCCGCTTCTCACGCAATCTGGCCAGTTTTTCGGCGTGTTGACGACGGATCTATCCATCGACTTCCTGAACGATCTGGTCACGTTCATTAAACCGGAAGGCGGATATGCTTCCATCATCACCGACCAAGGATTCCTGATTGCTAACAGTATTAAAGAAGAAATGAACGGAACGAATATGCAGGATGCCATTGATTGGAAAAGCGTAAAGACGGATATTGACCAAGGCCGCTTCTCCACGCTCTATGTCGATTCAGAAAGCTTGGGAGAGAAGTCTTTCAACGCATTCGCCCCCATCACGCTTGAAAACATCGAAGAAGTATGGACGGTCCAGACCGTCGTTCCGAAATCTGAAATACTTGAAACGTTCAATGCGATTCTCTGGTTGACCATCGTGGCAGCCATTGTCATGGTTCTTCTAATGGCAGGGGTCACTCTTTGGTTTATCTTCAAACAACTGAAACCACTCGCCGCGCTGCAACAGTCGATTGAAACGGCTGCACAAGGGGATTTGACGCAATACGTCGACGAATCGACCGTCAGGCGTGATGAAATCGGGGCGGTTGCTATGGCGTATAACCATATGCTGCACCAGACCAATCATGCTATTTCTACGGTGATGGACTCTTCTTCCCGGCTTAATGTATCATCCAACCAGGTTCATCAAGTGTTCGAAGAAGTCGTCGCGTCGAGTCAGGAAGTGTCCGTTGCAGTGGAGGAAATCGCGCAAGGTGCCTACAAACAATCGGAAGATACCGAAGAGACGAGCCATCGGATGGTTGACTTGGCGGATCAGTTGGACCAGCTCGCACTTCTGTCAACGAAGATGAATGAGTTATCCGAGCAAACGGTGGAATCTACCGAAAAAGGCATGGCCGAAGTTGAAAAACTGCGTAATCACAACGAGTCGGTAAATGAAATGAATCAAAACGTGCAGCAGCAAATCGATGCTCTGACCAATAAAATTTGGAACATCAACCAAGTTATTTCATCGATACAAGATATTACGGCACAAACGAACTTGTTGGCGCTGAATGCCAGCATTGAGGCTGCTCGCGCAGGAGAACATGGTAAAGGCTTTGCGGTCGTTGCAGAGGAAGTCCGGAAGCTTGCAGAACAGTCCCGCGTCGAAACGGAAGTGATTCAGAATACGGTGCAAGAAATTATGATGGAAACACAGCAAACGGTTGCGGTCATTGCGAAAAACGTCGAATTGATGGAAGGGCAAAATGAGTCGGTTTCGAGCACGGAATCATCTTTCAATCGAAATTTCGAATTGACGGAACAGATGAGCCGAACCATTGTAGACCTTTCCGCAAAATTGTCACAGATGATGGCCCATAAAGATCAAGCGTTACTGGCGATCCAAAGTGTCTCTGCCGTGTCGGAGGAAACGGCAGCTTCCGCTGAACAAGTGAGTGCTTCTGCCATTTCCCAGCAACAGGAATTGGAACGGGTTGCCGAATCGACAAGCCAGATGAATCAAATTGCAAACGAATTGCAGGAAATCGTCCAGCGTTTTAAATTATCTTCGGATTAA
- a CDS encoding sensor histidine kinase: MKLKTKIHLFSTMLMLIILALTNIGIYFLFEKMVQDTEYRQLLTRSKELTAALSQTTPETDVATVLRAFLPPNGAVRVSKVAGKEVVAQSTDEWRSFKGKINSDEPYTISQFDGADVMAIQVPVILATGEVGQLTVMEKMEMAGHNLRLLKFILLSVTVLAMIPILVSSVTLGRIVTQPIEKLIAAMSASRQAGTYEKITVTNEGKDELAEMERTFNGMMEQLEQNYRKQEQFVSDASHELKTPLTVIESYARLLSRQGFGNRAVAEEAVGAIIGEAGRMKGMIEQMLDLAKNQGALTFQMAETDVFSIVEATVQTMSRSFGREISLHGKGPVRVRTDEDRLKQLLFILLDNARKYSDREINTSVENRKSGVEIMVQDFGRGIPESHLPHIFDRFYRVDEDRSRKTGGTGLGLAIAKEIADGLGARLLIESKVGEGTTIRLILPKDGTLIEF; encoded by the coding sequence ATGAAACTTAAGACGAAGATTCATTTGTTTTCCACGATGCTCATGCTGATCATATTGGCATTGACGAACATCGGGATCTATTTTCTTTTCGAAAAGATGGTGCAGGATACTGAATACCGTCAATTGCTGACACGATCGAAGGAGTTGACAGCCGCGCTGAGCCAGACGACGCCTGAGACGGACGTGGCGACCGTTTTGCGGGCGTTCCTTCCACCGAATGGGGCCGTCCGGGTTTCGAAAGTAGCAGGAAAGGAAGTAGTGGCCCAATCAACTGATGAGTGGAGGTCGTTCAAGGGGAAGATCAACTCCGATGAACCCTACACGATTAGCCAGTTCGACGGCGCGGATGTGATGGCCATTCAAGTGCCTGTCATCTTGGCGACCGGGGAAGTGGGACAGCTGACAGTGATGGAAAAAATGGAGATGGCTGGCCATAATCTGCGACTTCTTAAATTCATCCTTCTGTCGGTGACGGTGCTTGCGATGATTCCGATCTTGGTGTCCAGCGTCACCTTGGGAAGGATCGTGACGCAGCCGATTGAGAAATTGATTGCTGCCATGTCGGCGAGCCGGCAAGCTGGAACTTACGAGAAAATCACGGTTACGAATGAAGGGAAAGATGAGTTGGCCGAAATGGAGCGGACATTTAATGGCATGATGGAGCAGCTGGAGCAAAACTATCGGAAACAGGAGCAGTTTGTGTCAGATGCTTCCCATGAGCTAAAAACACCGCTGACGGTCATCGAAAGCTACGCGCGCCTTTTGTCAAGGCAAGGGTTTGGGAATCGTGCGGTTGCCGAAGAAGCGGTCGGCGCCATTATCGGTGAAGCGGGACGGATGAAAGGAATGATCGAGCAAATGCTGGACTTGGCGAAAAACCAAGGAGCCCTGACATTCCAAATGGCGGAGACTGATGTGTTTTCAATAGTGGAAGCGACCGTGCAAACGATGAGCCGATCGTTCGGGCGTGAAATCTCACTTCATGGAAAGGGGCCTGTTAGGGTGCGGACGGATGAAGATCGGTTGAAGCAACTTCTTTTCATTCTCCTGGATAATGCCCGGAAGTACAGCGATCGGGAAATCAATACGTCTGTAGAGAACAGAAAAAGTGGAGTTGAAATCATGGTCCAAGATTTTGGCAGAGGTATCCCCGAATCCCATCTGCCACATATTTTCGACCGTTTTTATCGCGTGGATGAAGACCGCAGCCGGAAAACTGGCGGAACAGGGCTGGGCCTTGCCATCGCGAAAGAAATAGCAGATGGTCTTGGCGCCCGATTGTTGATCGAAAGCAAGGTAGGAGAGGGAACGACAATCCGTTTGATCTTGCCGAAGGACGGGACTCTCATTGAATTCTAA
- a CDS encoding glutaredoxin family protein, translating to MANVATVYTTSTCPYCTMMTNYLREQNIPFKEVNVQVDQEAGQRLVETTGQMGVPQTELNGKWILGFDPAGIQQALKG from the coding sequence ATGGCAAATGTTGCGACGGTATACACGACCTCTACATGTCCGTACTGCACGATGATGACCAATTATTTACGGGAACAGAACATCCCTTTTAAAGAAGTGAACGTGCAGGTGGACCAAGAGGCGGGACAGCGACTCGTTGAAACGACGGGGCAAATGGGCGTACCGCAAACCGAACTGAACGGCAAGTGGATCCTTGGTTTCGATCCGGCGGGCATCCAGCAAGCGCTGAAAGGATGA
- a CDS encoding PepSY domain-containing protein, producing MKFVKKPWFIPILLAIVILVVGNIYTNRMLSKDEPLPEQEVRTQLESMYGAQVGPLKQNGSVYEAEISREGGIYRAEIDAVTGKVLALIQTKETSPLATDTEKEAASTPDQGPAQDPVTQKPEEKPAAGTSQGSQAEAAKTSAPATPQQSAPAPKQEKQTVLISETQAGKIALGQLNRGALAEVDDVEYVKSTDGGYYLVEIEIDTDDDMDEVTYQIHAISGKIMSVTWDE from the coding sequence ATGAAGTTTGTGAAGAAACCGTGGTTTATTCCCATTCTATTGGCCATTGTCATTCTCGTTGTGGGCAATATATATACAAATCGCATGCTTTCCAAAGATGAGCCGTTGCCGGAGCAGGAGGTGCGGACGCAGCTGGAGTCGATGTACGGGGCTCAGGTCGGACCGCTGAAGCAAAACGGCTCGGTATATGAAGCGGAAATTTCCCGCGAGGGTGGCATCTATCGCGCTGAAATCGACGCAGTAACCGGGAAAGTGCTCGCCCTGATCCAAACGAAGGAGACGTCGCCGCTTGCGACCGATACCGAAAAGGAAGCGGCGTCAACACCCGATCAAGGACCTGCCCAGGATCCGGTAACACAGAAGCCGGAAGAAAAGCCGGCCGCCGGGACTTCTCAGGGCAGTCAAGCTGAGGCAGCCAAAACCTCTGCTCCTGCAACTCCGCAGCAATCAGCGCCCGCTCCGAAACAGGAGAAGCAGACCGTGCTCATCTCTGAAACGCAAGCAGGGAAAATTGCGCTCGGCCAGTTGAATCGGGGCGCATTAGCGGAAGTCGACGACGTCGAATATGTGAAATCGACGGATGGCGGCTATTACCTCGTTGAAATCGAAATCGATACCGATGATGATATGGATGAGGTCACGTACCAAATCCATGCAATCTCAGGAAAAATAATGTCTGTTACATGGGATGAGTAG
- a CDS encoding ABC transporter ATP-binding protein codes for MEHIIEVNGLAKLFANQLAIESVDFQVKKGEIFGFLGPSGSGKTTTIKILTGQLHPTNGEAKVFGVPVANMKKTEYRKRFGVLTDNSGLYGRLSIYDNLSLYCDLYGVPTARISEVLDIVNLNEDKKKRVSTLSKGMTQRVTLARALLHEPELLFLDEPTSALDPTNTLHIYEGLRALNARGTTIFLTTHDMQEAETLCNRVAFLNKGKIQLLDTPDKLKKRYSDSTITVELTNDQKIILPAGTDGAQPLFDLMKTNQVAAIHSNEPTLGDIFVKVTGRKLA; via the coding sequence ATGGAGCATATTATTGAGGTGAATGGCTTGGCAAAACTGTTTGCCAATCAGCTTGCAATCGAAAGTGTCGACTTCCAAGTGAAAAAAGGAGAAATTTTCGGCTTCCTTGGACCGAGTGGATCAGGCAAGACGACAACGATTAAAATATTGACCGGGCAGTTACATCCAACAAACGGTGAAGCGAAAGTGTTTGGAGTGCCTGTGGCTAATATGAAAAAAACGGAATACCGCAAACGGTTTGGCGTACTGACCGATAATAGCGGCTTGTACGGAAGGTTGTCAATTTATGACAACCTATCACTCTATTGCGATTTATACGGAGTTCCCACTGCCCGGATTAGCGAAGTGCTGGACATTGTCAATTTAAACGAAGACAAGAAAAAGCGGGTATCGACCTTATCCAAAGGGATGACGCAACGGGTGACATTGGCACGCGCTTTGCTTCATGAGCCTGAACTGTTGTTTTTAGATGAACCGACATCCGCCCTCGACCCGACCAATACGCTTCATATTTATGAAGGGCTGCGTGCGTTGAATGCCAGGGGGACGACCATCTTCCTCACGACACATGACATGCAGGAAGCGGAGACGCTTTGTAATCGGGTTGCCTTTTTAAACAAAGGAAAAATCCAATTACTGGATACTCCTGACAAATTGAAAAAACGGTACTCAGACTCCACTATTACCGTGGAATTGACAAATGATCAAAAAATCATACTGCCGGCAGGCACGGATGGTGCACAGCCACTGTTTGATCTGATGAAGACAAATCAGGTGGCAGCAATCCACTCCAACGAGCCGACGTTAGGTGATATTTTTGTAAAAGTGACAGGGAGGAAACTGGCATGA
- a CDS encoding response regulator transcription factor yields the protein MNERILIIEDEENIARVLQLELEFEGYVTGVAHTGTEGLIQYREQEWDLVLLDLMLPELNGLDVLRRIRATEMETPVILLTAKNDVADKVAGLDLGANDYVTKPFEIEELLARIRANLRFARKPAEQADTHLHQFAGLSIQEQTREVIRDGVPIELTPREYDLLLHLLKHPNQVLTREQLLDAVWGYDYYGDTNVVDVYIRYVRKKIDNGDPQSLIQTVRGVGYVLKEANHET from the coding sequence GTGAACGAAAGAATACTGATTATTGAAGATGAAGAAAATATTGCACGAGTCCTTCAGTTGGAATTGGAGTTCGAAGGCTATGTTACCGGCGTGGCACATACGGGAACGGAGGGGTTGATCCAGTATAGGGAGCAGGAGTGGGACCTCGTTTTGCTCGATCTCATGCTGCCCGAGCTGAATGGGTTGGATGTCCTGCGGCGCATCCGGGCGACAGAAATGGAAACACCCGTCATTTTATTGACCGCCAAAAATGATGTCGCGGATAAAGTCGCCGGCTTGGATCTGGGGGCCAATGATTATGTGACAAAGCCATTCGAAATCGAGGAATTGCTGGCGCGCATACGGGCCAATCTCCGTTTTGCCAGAAAGCCGGCGGAACAAGCGGATACCCATCTTCACCAATTCGCTGGATTGTCCATACAGGAGCAGACTCGCGAGGTCATTCGGGATGGAGTCCCAATTGAATTGACCCCGCGGGAATATGATCTTCTGCTTCATTTGTTAAAGCATCCGAACCAAGTGTTGACGAGAGAGCAATTGCTGGACGCCGTCTGGGGCTACGACTATTATGGGGACACGAATGTCGTGGATGTCTATATCCGGTATGTCCGGAAGAAAATCGACAATGGAGACCCGCAGTCACTCATCCAGACGGTCCGTGGCGTCGGGTACGTATTGAAGGAAGCGAATCATGAAACTTAA
- a CDS encoding LytTR family transcriptional regulator DNA-binding domain-containing protein, which yields MVLQFKEAEKRIHDMLVFPAFNLSVEEGQVIALHSSVNVREQLIALLLGNMKLSQGEIRINGGNPGRNQDIGFLFLQTGLYERLTIEETLQFTKRLHSSTESIQAILQAVHLEEKRKVKIRQLSYSETKRVQFACLLVQNPTVYLLEEPDQNLDLESKRIYLSLLQQLRHSGKAVLLLTGNLESAITAADKVFKLDDSGLLPVQMETNEDLEELSELGKEIELSQPVRFEKIPTKVNEKIVLFNPPEIDYIESNDGQSYLHIKGESFPSVFTLAELEERLLPFGFFRCHRSYIVNLQKVREVITWTRNSYSLVLEDAQKPTIPLSKSKMAELKEMLGIK from the coding sequence ATGGTTCTACAATTCAAGGAAGCAGAAAAGCGGATTCATGACATGCTAGTTTTCCCGGCTTTCAATTTATCGGTTGAGGAAGGCCAAGTAATCGCGTTACATTCCAGCGTCAATGTGCGCGAGCAACTGATCGCCCTGCTTCTGGGCAACATGAAATTATCCCAAGGGGAAATTCGCATTAATGGCGGAAATCCAGGTAGAAATCAGGATATCGGCTTTTTATTTCTTCAGACAGGACTTTATGAACGGCTTACGATAGAGGAAACCCTTCAATTCACAAAGCGCCTCCACTCCTCAACAGAATCCATTCAAGCCATCTTGCAAGCTGTGCATCTGGAAGAGAAGCGGAAAGTGAAAATCAGACAACTATCCTACTCGGAAACGAAACGGGTCCAATTTGCTTGTCTGCTTGTGCAGAACCCGACCGTCTATCTATTGGAGGAACCCGATCAGAACCTTGATTTGGAATCAAAGAGAATTTATCTTTCCTTGTTGCAACAACTTAGACATTCGGGCAAAGCGGTTTTACTATTGACAGGCAATTTGGAGAGCGCAATTACAGCTGCCGACAAAGTGTTTAAATTGGACGACAGCGGGCTGCTCCCTGTTCAGATGGAAACCAATGAAGACTTGGAGGAATTGAGCGAATTGGGAAAAGAAATTGAATTATCCCAGCCTGTCCGTTTCGAGAAGATTCCAACAAAGGTGAATGAAAAGATTGTCCTCTTCAACCCTCCGGAAATCGATTATATCGAAAGTAATGACGGTCAATCTTACCTTCATATAAAAGGTGAGTCCTTCCCGAGTGTCTTTACTTTGGCGGAGTTGGAGGAACGATTATTGCCTTTCGGATTTTTCCGCTGTCATCGCTCCTATATTGTCAACTTGCAGAAAGTCCGGGAAGTGATCACGTGGACACGGAATAGTTATAGCCTTGTGTTGGAAGATGCCCAAAAACCGACAATTCCCCTGTCGAAATCCAAGATGGCCGAACTGAAAGAGATGCTTGGGATCAAATAA
- a CDS encoding PepSY domain-containing protein: MNKWMIIPALAGTIAIGGVAMANSSDAEAQVSSQKMLTLQEAKEIAIQQYGGHVTEIELEKKRAGYVYDVELISKGMEYDLDINAKTGKITLDDQSTTNADGKLLTEEKAIRIAKEKADGTLKKIKLDDDDGRVVYELEIRDDQFEYDIELDAVTGEIVKFEKEREYKAKAAAKPTTTAAPVEHTLTVAEPKKSDNNAAVKTNQKSSMITMEQAVAIAKQKAAGKVTDSELDDGVYEIEIENGDTEYDFEIDAFSGAILSFEQDD, from the coding sequence ATGAATAAATGGATGATCATTCCGGCGTTGGCAGGTACAATTGCCATCGGTGGTGTAGCAATGGCGAACAGCTCAGACGCCGAGGCGCAGGTTTCTTCGCAAAAGATGTTGACGCTGCAGGAGGCGAAAGAGATCGCCATCCAACAGTACGGCGGGCATGTAACGGAAATTGAGTTGGAAAAGAAGAGAGCAGGCTATGTGTATGATGTGGAGTTAATCTCCAAGGGCATGGAATATGACTTGGACATCAATGCGAAGACAGGTAAGATTACACTGGATGACCAGTCAACCACGAATGCAGACGGCAAGTTGCTCACAGAAGAAAAAGCGATCCGCATTGCGAAAGAAAAGGCGGATGGAACGCTGAAGAAAATTAAATTGGATGACGATGATGGTCGGGTCGTATACGAATTGGAAATCCGGGACGATCAATTTGAATATGATATCGAACTGGATGCTGTTACGGGCGAAATCGTGAAATTCGAAAAAGAACGTGAGTACAAAGCCAAAGCAGCTGCCAAACCTACGACAACGGCCGCACCGGTGGAGCATACGTTGACTGTAGCAGAACCGAAGAAGTCGGATAACAATGCAGCTGTCAAGACCAACCAGAAATCATCGATGATTACGATGGAACAGGCGGTCGCCATTGCGAAACAAAAGGCTGCCGGGAAAGTGACCGACAGCGAATTGGACGACGGCGTCTATGAAATTGAAATCGAAAACGGCGACACTGAATACGATTTTGAAATCGACGCTTTTTCAGGAGCAATCCTGTCTTTTGAGCAAGACGATTGA